In the SAR86 cluster bacterium genome, TAATCAAATCATTCATACCTGCATCAATAATTGCAAATTTTTTCCCACCTGCATTTTTTATGTATTCTATCCTTGTGACAAGAATTCCAGCAGAACCAATGATTGATCTACCAGGCTCTAGTATTATCTTATACTCCTTACCTGCTAATCTATTTTTTACTCCTGCCATTAAAATTCCTGGATCTCCTTCTTTTTCGTCTTTGTATTGGATACCAAGGCCACCACCAATATCTAAAAATTTAATGGCATGACCATTTAATGAAAGATTATCTGCAATTTCACATATTACATCCAAGCTTTTCAGAATTAGATTTTCATCAGAAATCTGAGAGCCTATGTGACATGCGACAGAAGCTATATTTACGAGCTTATTATCTCTCGCTTCGTCTGATATTCTTTCAACTGCTTCACTATCTAAACCAAATTTTGAAGTTTTTGAACCCGTTTCAATGTATTTATGAGAGCCAATGGCTATATCGGGGTTAACTCTTAATGCACAATTTACAGATTTATTAAGTTGTTCAGAAATTTTTGCTATTCTCTCAAACTCACCATATGACTCTATATTGATAGAGAGGATTTCGTTTTCTACCGCAAATTTTATTTCCTCATTTGACTTCGCTACGCCAGAAAACACAATTTTATTCTTATCTGCACCTGCCTTTAGACATCGTTTGAGCTCATTTCCAGAAACAACATCAAATCCAGAGCCAAGTTCAGATAATAATTTTAGAATGTGAAGATTAGAATTCGCTTTTACTGCGTAACAAATCAGATCATTGCTGCCAACTTCA is a window encoding:
- the lysA gene encoding diaminopimelate decarboxylase, encoding MKEIKGQLWIENIPVINLAREYGSPIFIYSADQLKSNFGKYQNEVGSNDLICYAVKANSNLHILKLLSELGSGFDVVSGNELKRCLKAGADKNKIVFSGVAKSNEEIKFAVENEILSINIESYGEFERIAKISEQLNKSVNCALRVNPDIAIGSHKYIETGSKTSKFGLDSEAVERISDEARDNKLVNIASVACHIGSQISDENLILKSLDVICEIADNLSLNGHAIKFLDIGGGLGIQYKDEKEGDPGILMAGVKNRLAGKEYKIILEPGRSIIGSAGILVTRIEYIKNAGGKKFAIIDAGMNDLIRPSLYDAWHEVKELENREISSDTYDLAGPVCETGDILAKGRNLKILPNDYVAFMDVGAYGSVMSSNYNSRLKPMELLVTGNEIEVIRRKETFEDLIALES